A portion of the Ricinus communis isolate WT05 ecotype wild-type chromosome 10, ASM1957865v1, whole genome shotgun sequence genome contains these proteins:
- the LOC8284316 gene encoding BTB/POZ domain-containing protein At3g05675 isoform X1, giving the protein MQVAFMGSHAPSRIGDRSTSDVVVRLRTEEARDDWFYCHSHILVEKSKYFADRLSENWPTCQIIDSRNCVEVYCQESDFDHHVNFLRLLYVALDGSSEDIWHGVKNALGILRVAVELGCPQIVTACVYYLEAVPWEEAEEEEILRIIPVMGSKAEPILARLQPVNPSAIRRIFLSAIQFATSSPPLSINDLKNSAQEQIEYMLTEDDDAPLLTADDEIKSFVKESTGGLLTRFNSLLDTLLCKAVESVCESGKLQSFQSHLSDMSWACRILSKLDIMSEFVNNWVDASHKILKVVDQASLEVEIIEIKLKIIEVVAKVLEAIGYGTVILPTAKRLHIVKVWLPFVRVAKPAIDAVSNIDEHAMELKVDGELWQSLESAFVSIILALPSGDQAEILTEWLDNEHIHYPDFTEAFEVWCYRSKVAKRRLADIKGNHGIANRQS; this is encoded by the exons ATGCAAGTTGCTTTTATGGGTTCTCAT GCCCCGAGCAGGATTGGTGACAGATCAACCAGTGATGTTGTTGTCAGGCTGCGAACTGAAGAAGCCAGAGATGATTGGTTTTATTGTCACTCCCATATTTTGGTGGAGAAGAGCAAGTATTTTGCTGACCGCCTGTCTGAGAATTGGCCTACATGCCAGATCATTGATTCACGGAACTGTGTTGAAGTCTATTGCCAAGAGTCAGACTTTGATCACCATGTCAATTTTCTTCGCCTTCTATATGTTGCTTTAGATGGATCATCAGAGGACATATGGCATGGTGTGAAGAATGCCCTTGGTATTCTGCGGGTGGCTGTGGAGCTTGGGTGCCCACAGATTGTTACTGCTTGTGTATATTATTTGGAAGCAGTCCCTTGGGAAGAAGCGGAggaggaagagattctaaGGATCATACCAGTCATGGGTTCAAAAGCGGAGCCAATTCTTGCCCGTCTCCAGCCAGTCAATCCATCAGCTATACGGAGGATTTTTCTGTCAGCCATTCAGTTTGCTACATCATCTCCTCCTTTATCCATTAATGACCTTAAAAATTCTGCACAAGAACAGATTGAATACATGCTCACGGAAGATGATGATGCCCCTCTATTAACAGCTGATGACGAGATAAAATCCTTTGTTAAAGAATCTACAGGGGGATTACTCACCAGATTTAACAGTTTATTGGACACTTTATTATGTAAAGCTGTAGAATCAGTTTGTGAATCTGGAAAACTGCAATCATTTCAATCTCATCTGTCAGATATGTCATGGGCCTGTCGGATATTAAGTAAGTTGGACATAATGTCTGAATTTGTGAACAATTGGGTAGATGCATCACATAAGATACTTAAGGTTGTTGACCAAGCAAGTTTAGAGGTTGAAATAATTGAGATAAAGTTGAAGATAATTGAGGTGGTGGCAAAGGTTTTGGAAGCAATAGGATATGGCACTGTTATCTTGCCTACTGCAAAACGGTTGCATATAGTGAAGGTTTGGCTTCCATTTGTGAGGGTTGCAAAACCTGCAATAGATGCTGTGTCTAATATTGATGAACATGCTATGGAGCTTAAGGTGGATGGGGAACTGTGGCAGTCCTTGGAATCTGCATTTGTTTCAATAATTCTTGCATTGCCTTCAGGGGATCAGGCAGAAATTTTGACTGAATGGTTAGATAACGAGCATATTCACTATCCAGATTTTACTGAGGCATTTGAGGTGTGGTGTTACAGATCCAAGGTTGCCAAGAGAAGACTAGCAGATATAAAGGGAAACCATGGTATTGCCAACAGACAGTCATAG
- the LOC8259820 gene encoding BEL1-like homeodomain protein 1 — MATYFHGNPEIQAAAAEGLQTLVLMNPTYVQYSDTPPPQPSSNLVFLNSAASNLTPPPHFSHAPPSTQQFVGIPLDPNSHDTSTLHGLVPRIHYNLYNPIDPASAAREIPRAQQGLSLSLSSQQQPGYGSQAQAVSGEDMRVSGGSVSSGSGVTNGVSGIQGVLLSSKYLKAAQELLDEVVNVNNNGLKSELSKKGNNGIISNNSNKALGESSAGEGSAGGGGDSGAGGKRGAELSTAERQEIQMKKAKLISMLDEVEQRYRQYHHQMQIVISSFEQAAGIGSAKTYTALALQTISKQFRCLKDAITGQIKAANKSLGEEDCLGGKLEGSRLKFVDHHLRQQRALQQLGMIQHNAWRPQRGLPERSVSVLRAWLFEHFLHPYPKDSDKHMLAKQTGLTRSQVSNWFINARVRLWKPMVEEMYLEEIKEQERNGSDDKTSKSEQNENAAPKSVLQEKGSAVENQTKSFKSLDGSPNHNAPSAVSVSTASTSPIGGNVRNQSGFSLIGSSELEGITQGSPKRHRSTEMIQSPTSVPSINMDIKPGEMNNDQISMKFGSERQNRDGYSFIGGQTNFIGGFGQYPIGDLGRFDTEQFTPRFSGNGVSLTLGLPHCENLSMSGTHESFLPSQNIQLGRRVEISEPNEFGGINTSTPHSSTAYESINIQNRKRFAAQLLPDFVA, encoded by the exons ATGGCGACATACTTTCATGGGAATCCTGAAATCCAGGCAGCTGCAGCAGAAGGTCTACAAACCCTCGTACTAATGAACCCTACTTATGTCCAATACTCCGACACACCACCACCCCAACCATCTAGCAACCTAGTTTTCCTCAACTCCGCCGCCAGCAATCTCACTCCGCCACCTCATTTCTCCCACGCGCCACCCAGTACTCAACAATTCGTGGGTATACCCTTAGACCCTAACTCCCATGATACCTCAACTTTGCATGGTCTTGTACCCAGAATTCATTACAATCTTTACAATCCAATTGACCCTGCATCGGCTGCGCGTGAAATCCCACGCGCCCAACAAGGACTCTCTCTGAGTCTTTCTTCTCAGCAACAACCCGGCTATGGGTCTCAGGCTCAAGCGGTGTCTGGTGAAGATATGAGAGTGTCAGGTGGGTCTGTGTCTTCAGGTTCAGGTGTGACAAATGGGGTGTCAGGTATTCAAGGAGTGTTGTTGAGCTCTAAGTACTTAAAGGCTGCTCAAGAGTTACTTGATGAGGTTGTTAATGTTAATAACAATGGGCTTAAGAGTGAATTATCCAAGAAAGGTAATAATGGGATTATTAGTAACAACAGCAACAAGGCTCTTGGAGAATCATCAGCTGGTGAAGGGTCAGCTGGTGGTGGTGGAGATTCCGGCGCCGGAGGGAAGCGTGGAGCAGAGCTCTCTACAGCTGAGAGGCAAGAAATTCAGATGAAGAAGGCTAAGCTGATTAGCATGCTTGATGAG GTGGAGCAGAGGTACAGGCAATATCACCATCAGATGCAGATAGTGATATCTTCATTTGAGCAAGCGGCAGGAATTGGTTCTGCAAAAACATACACTGCCCTTGCACTCCAAACTATCTCCAAGCAATTCAGGTGCTTAAAAGATGCGATAACAGGTCAAATTAAAGCTGCAAACAAGAGCCTAGGAGAAGAAGATTGCCTTGGAGGTAAGCTTGAAGGTTCCAGGCTCAAATTCGTCGATCATCATCTTCGACAACAGCGAGCACTTCAACAATTGGGAATGATCCAGCACAATGCTTGGAGACCCCAAAGAGGATTGCCTGAAAGATCAGTTTCAGTTCTTCGCGCCTGGCTCTTCGAGCACTTTCTCCACCC TTATCCCAAAGATTCTGATAAGCATATGCTTGCCAAACAGACAGGGCTTACTAGGAGCCAG GTGTCTAATTGGTTTATAAACGCTCGAGTTCGGCTTTGGAAGCCGATGGTTGAAGAAATGTATTTGGAGGAAATTAAGGAGCAAGAAAGGAATGGTTCAGATGACAAAACAAGCAAGAGTGAACAGAATGAAAATGCAGCTCCCAAGTCAGTTCTGCAAGAAAAAGGTTCAGCTGTTGAGAATCAGACTAAAAGTTTCAAGTCTCTGGACGGCTCTCCAAACCATAATGCACCTTCTGCAGTTTCAGTGTCTACAGCTTCGACATCTCCCATAGGAGGAAATGTACGAAACCAGTCTGGATTCTCTCTCATAGGGTCATCAGAATTAGAAGGAATCACACAAGGAAGTCCAAAAAGACATAGAAGCACTGAAATGATCCAATCCCCAACAAGTGTTCCATCCATAAACATGGATATCAAGCCAGGCGAGATGAACAATGATCAGATTTCGATGAAGTTTGGCAGCGAGAGGCAGAATAGGGATGGGTACTCATTCATTGGAGGCCAAACCAACTTCATTGGAGGTTTCGGACAATACCCAATTGGAGATCTTGGAAGGTTTGACACGGAACAGTTCACACCAAGGTTTTCAGGGAACGGTGTTTCTCTCACTCTCGGTCTGCCCCATTGTGAAAACCTATCTATGTCAGGTACCCATGAAAGTTTTCTCCCCAGTCAGAACATTCAATTGGGAAGAAGAGTAGAAATTAGTGAACCGAATGAGTTCGGAGGCATTAACACATCCACACCTCACTCGTCAACTGCCTACGAGAGTATCAACATTCAGAACAGAAAGAGGTTTGCAGCACAATTGCTACCTGACTTTGTGGCCTGA
- the LOC8284316 gene encoding BTB/POZ domain-containing protein At3g05675 isoform X2, whose protein sequence is MKAPSRIGDRSTSDVVVRLRTEEARDDWFYCHSHILVEKSKYFADRLSENWPTCQIIDSRNCVEVYCQESDFDHHVNFLRLLYVALDGSSEDIWHGVKNALGILRVAVELGCPQIVTACVYYLEAVPWEEAEEEEILRIIPVMGSKAEPILARLQPVNPSAIRRIFLSAIQFATSSPPLSINDLKNSAQEQIEYMLTEDDDAPLLTADDEIKSFVKESTGGLLTRFNSLLDTLLCKAVESVCESGKLQSFQSHLSDMSWACRILSKLDIMSEFVNNWVDASHKILKVVDQASLEVEIIEIKLKIIEVVAKVLEAIGYGTVILPTAKRLHIVKVWLPFVRVAKPAIDAVSNIDEHAMELKVDGELWQSLESAFVSIILALPSGDQAEILTEWLDNEHIHYPDFTEAFEVWCYRSKVAKRRLADIKGNHGIANRQS, encoded by the coding sequence ATGAAGGCCCCGAGCAGGATTGGTGACAGATCAACCAGTGATGTTGTTGTCAGGCTGCGAACTGAAGAAGCCAGAGATGATTGGTTTTATTGTCACTCCCATATTTTGGTGGAGAAGAGCAAGTATTTTGCTGACCGCCTGTCTGAGAATTGGCCTACATGCCAGATCATTGATTCACGGAACTGTGTTGAAGTCTATTGCCAAGAGTCAGACTTTGATCACCATGTCAATTTTCTTCGCCTTCTATATGTTGCTTTAGATGGATCATCAGAGGACATATGGCATGGTGTGAAGAATGCCCTTGGTATTCTGCGGGTGGCTGTGGAGCTTGGGTGCCCACAGATTGTTACTGCTTGTGTATATTATTTGGAAGCAGTCCCTTGGGAAGAAGCGGAggaggaagagattctaaGGATCATACCAGTCATGGGTTCAAAAGCGGAGCCAATTCTTGCCCGTCTCCAGCCAGTCAATCCATCAGCTATACGGAGGATTTTTCTGTCAGCCATTCAGTTTGCTACATCATCTCCTCCTTTATCCATTAATGACCTTAAAAATTCTGCACAAGAACAGATTGAATACATGCTCACGGAAGATGATGATGCCCCTCTATTAACAGCTGATGACGAGATAAAATCCTTTGTTAAAGAATCTACAGGGGGATTACTCACCAGATTTAACAGTTTATTGGACACTTTATTATGTAAAGCTGTAGAATCAGTTTGTGAATCTGGAAAACTGCAATCATTTCAATCTCATCTGTCAGATATGTCATGGGCCTGTCGGATATTAAGTAAGTTGGACATAATGTCTGAATTTGTGAACAATTGGGTAGATGCATCACATAAGATACTTAAGGTTGTTGACCAAGCAAGTTTAGAGGTTGAAATAATTGAGATAAAGTTGAAGATAATTGAGGTGGTGGCAAAGGTTTTGGAAGCAATAGGATATGGCACTGTTATCTTGCCTACTGCAAAACGGTTGCATATAGTGAAGGTTTGGCTTCCATTTGTGAGGGTTGCAAAACCTGCAATAGATGCTGTGTCTAATATTGATGAACATGCTATGGAGCTTAAGGTGGATGGGGAACTGTGGCAGTCCTTGGAATCTGCATTTGTTTCAATAATTCTTGCATTGCCTTCAGGGGATCAGGCAGAAATTTTGACTGAATGGTTAGATAACGAGCATATTCACTATCCAGATTTTACTGAGGCATTTGAGGTGTGGTGTTACAGATCCAAGGTTGCCAAGAGAAGACTAGCAGATATAAAGGGAAACCATGGTATTGCCAACAGACAGTCATAG